The Pseudomonadota bacterium genomic sequence AGCTTTCAAAAACCACATTCTAGAAAAGAAGACTACCGATAAAAAGCGTAAATTTTCTAAAGCAGTAATCGTTAACGAGCGCGATGAAGATAATGTACGCGGTATGCTTCCATATCTACCAAGAAAGTAA encodes the following:
- the rpmI gene encoding 50S ribosomal protein L35; this translates as MPKLKSRKAAAKRFRATGTGKIVRRKAFKNHILEKKTTDKKRKFSKAVIVNERDEDNVRGMLPYLPRK